In Arenicella xantha, the genomic stretch CATTGATTACGTCCTCCGGAGATGCAACGGGTTCTGGCGTTGGCTCAGGAGCCGGTTCTGGTGTTGGCTCAGGAGCCGGTTCTGGTGTTGGCTCAGGAGCCGGTTCTGGCGTTGGCGTTGGCGTTGGCGTTGGCGTTGGCGTTGGCGTTGGCGTTGGCGTTGGCGTTGGCGTTGGCGTTGGCGTTGGTGTCGGTGTCGGTGTCGGCGTTGGTGTCGGCGGTGGCGTAACACTCACGACCACATCCAAGATATTATTAACAAATTGCACATCTAGCGTATCAAACCCATTGGCAGTCTGAATAAACGGGCTATTTTGAGTAAGCGTCCCGCCCACACCCAATACCGGATGCGGTGTATTCGGGTTTGGATCATAGCCATCCAAATTTATAATATTCAAAACCACACCAGGGTTGGCAGGAGCTTGCGAGCCCGTGCCACCCAACACCAAATTTCCGCCAATATCGAGCGTATCAAAATCGCCAGGATTCGGACCAGCTAACTCAAAATTCAGAATAGAACCATCATAGAAGGTCGCATCGCCTGGAATAAATATCGCACCTGGTGAATTACCCGGTGCAAAGGTCGCGCCAAAATCAACAAACACTTCGCCCATCGTTAAAATATCGCCAGTGCCAGTGACTGATGAACCGTTACCAAAGGTCACATCAATAGGCCCGTCACCCAACAAGCTCAAAAGTCCTTGGTCAAAATGCAGCTCTCCAGCATTAGTAGTGTACGCTGTTGATTCCATCGGGAGTGCTGCTACCTCTAGGATCGCCCCGTTACCAATATTAAGCAGGCCGTCATTTTGCAACTGGCCACTTATGGCTACCACACCTTCCGGCGCAGAAACATCCAAAACCCCATTATTAACAATAACTTGGCTACTGTTGATCAAAATCGGATCAAGAATATTCAAACGTCCGTTAGAACCAATTACCAACGAGCCCGGGCCTTCATTTCCAGGCATGGCAAAACCGTCATAACCGACTATTATCTCACCGTCGGCGCCAGTCACGTCCACATCGCCCTGTACAATCAAATCCGCATCAATTTGCAGAGCGGGCCCAGATATACCAGGGCCTTGTTCTTGACCGCCGCCTTGAGCTATGTTGATCTCACCGCCATCGGTCACGGTAAATGTACCCGAATCTAACAGGACACCGGTAAACGCGTTCGGTGCAGGTGAGGTGATCGTTAAAGTGCCAATTTCGTAATTACCGGTACCTCCGAACTCACCCGCGATACCACCACCGTTGTCAATGCCCCCGTTTATAGTCAACGCATCAATTGAGGCCTGAGGTGCGTTCAAGAACAAAAAGGCATTATCGATGCGTAGTCCACCGTCAAACGTGATTGAGTTAGCCGAAAGAGTATACGGGTCCGCGCCATCCTGTACAGTCAGGCCGCCACCATTGAACTCCAAAGTCGCGGCTCGTATTTCCACGGACACTCCCTCTGAAAAACTGCTGTCGACAAGCGTAGAGCCTGATCCATCATTATCAAAATCGGAATTAAATACTAAGCCTCCCAATGGCCCACCTTCATCACCAAAGTCGATATCTTGATTGACTATGATGTTATTCGCCGCATTGAGCGTTAACGTATTACCTGAATATGAAAATAAAAACTCGTCGATCGTAATATTGCCATCTTCGTTACCGGTGCTGCCGGTATCAATCACAACGTCGGATTCATCAAGCGCGGTGCCAATAGTCTCAGGAGATATCTGCGCTCCAGAGGTAATCGCTGTAAAGGTTCCAGGAGTCGAATTATCGACTCCATCCTCAGGCTCGTCGTAAGTTATTCTTAAATCAATCGGGTCGATCAACCAAGTACCGGCCCGGCCGAAATCTGCACCAGCGTTCGGAACAGTATTAACCTCAAGCCCTAGTAACCCTGATGTTTCAATAAACCCACCGTCTCCGGCTTCGGTGCCGCCGCGCGCGCTCAATTGCCCGTTCACTCTGGCACTGTCTTCTGCAAACAGAATGATGGTACCACCGTCACCCTGAGTGTCGCCATTAGCCGCAACCACCGCATCTTCACCAAGATATACAAACTGGCTCGTACGGGTTGTGCCCCGCCCTTGCTGTTCGCCACCAATTAAAATTGTACCGCCGCCAGAGTTTGCCGAAGCATCAATGCTAGACCCAGTGTAAACTCCAACGTTATCACCAAGCAGCGAAATATCGCCCGCTTCTTGGCTATCATCAATAGGTGCAGAACTGATGTCCGCTCCCAGAATTTCAACTTGACGACCCTCTAGGTGAATATCACCGGCTGGAGCCGTTACATCTCCGCTGATGGTTAGTTGATCCGCAGCTTGTAAAAAGATACGACCATCAGCACTTTCCACCAGACTCAGATCGCCCTGATTAGTAATTCGCCCCGCGGCAATGGATAAATCACCACCACTAGCAATAATCTGCCCTAAATTTAGTACCGAGTCTTGTGGCGCCTGCACTTTAAATTCAACATTCTGCAGATCGGCAAAACTCAGAGACACTGACTGACCCGCAGCCAACATAATGTCACCGCCATCGGTTTGCAAAATACCGCTATTTTCAATCGACTTCGACACTAGCAATATGGCACCACCCGATGTTACGTGCACCAACCCTTGATTCACTAATACACCGTCGCCACCAGAGAAAGACAAATCTCCCGAGCTAAAAGAGTCATTAGAAAGCCCTAGAGTCGAGCCAACGAAGCCGGCAGTATCAATAACCGCGCCATCGCCAACCAACAAACCAGCCGGATTGATTAAGAACACCTGTCCGTTACTTTCTAAGCTTCCCAAGATTTCGCTCATCGAGCCGCCAACCACACGATTAAGTACCGCAGAGGACGCCGAGCTTTGCATAAAACGCGTAATCTCATCTTGGCTTATCGAAAAACTTTGCCAATCAATAATCGCACCATCACTATTGGTAACGTTAAGCTGATTTCCAATAGACTCGAAACTTGCGCTTCCGGCCACCACGTCGGCACCTTGCGGGTTAGCTTGTGCGATTCCACTGGAAGCAACCAGCAACGTAGCAAGTACTGTGGTTTTTAGCCTGAAGCACCCGTGAGAAAAACTTGTCTGATACATACTAGCCAACCCCTTGGTAAATAATTTTTGCTTTATGGTATTCACGCCCTACCCTCCGTACACTGAGCACTGGCCTTGCGGCGCAAAGCTCTGTGGAAAACGATCGATCTGATCTAATTCCGCATCACTCAAATCTGATAGCGCGAAATAGGGATCGCGCTCCATAATCAGCGGTACACTTGGTAGTGCACTGACCCTCTTCTGCGTAACGCCCGGCATATCCGGTGTTGCACTAGCCTGCAACACAGGCATCCCTGCATAACCCGCATTGCCGGCTTTTAACTGCACGTCAACACAATCTACTGGCTGGCTAAAGCGACACTTTCCGAGTTCGAAATCCGCTACCTGACCAGCACACTGACTAATGGCGATCGCTCCCGTAGCACAACTGCCATAGAGACCTTCTGGCAATAATTCATTAATTGAATCAGCCACCGCTTTACGCCCAGCAAAGTCATCGTCACTACCGATGGTGTAGCCAAGCTCTTGCTCATCAACCAAGCACTCATCGCCGGCACAGATGCGTGTTATAAAGTCCGTACCCCGAATGCCAATCGAGGCAATCGGTGTATCAACTTGAAACGCGTCTGGCTTGCGTTTACCAATCAATCCTGTAACGGTTCTCAACCCACCTTTGACTAGATTGATACACCCTTCTTCTTTACCCTCTTCGGTACTAAACTTACCAATCGCGATAGTGGTACCAGGCTTCAGAGTCAACTTGGTGTTATCCATCATTCGGATAACCGCGAAGCTTTTCTGTGCCGTGCTGACCATATCGCCCTCAGCCACTGCGCCACCCTTAGCCAACACACGGTCTACCTTATCGGCACCCGTTGCGGTTACCACACCTTTCGCTAGAATCACCGTGCCGGTGCTTGCAAATACGCTATCACTCGCCGTCACTAAAACTAGCAATGCTACGAGTGTTTGAATTAAATATTTCATGATCAGCCCCTAGAAACGATACGCTAAATTGAAGTGAACTTTACTGTCGCCATCACGCGAGGCTTCACTTAACTCATCTCCACTGTCGATACCATCAATCAAGTATCCG encodes the following:
- a CDS encoding filamentous hemagglutinin N-terminal domain-containing protein produces the protein MNTIKQKLFTKGLASMYQTSFSHGCFRLKTTVLATLLVASSGIAQANPQGADVVAGSASFESIGNQLNVTNSDGAIIDWQSFSISQDEITRFMQSSASSAVLNRVVGGSMSEILGSLESNGQVFLINPAGLLVGDGAVIDTAGFVGSTLGLSNDSFSSGDLSFSGGDGVLVNQGLVHVTSGGAILLVSKSIENSGILQTDGGDIMLAAGQSVSLSFADLQNVEFKVQAPQDSVLNLGQIIASGGDLSIAAGRITNQGDLSLVESADGRIFLQAADQLTISGDVTAPAGDIHLEGRQVEILGADISSAPIDDSQEAGDISLLGDNVGVYTGSSIDASANSGGGTILIGGEQQGRGTTRTSQFVYLGEDAVVAANGDTQGDGGTIILFAEDSARVNGQLSARGGTEAGDGGFIETSGLLGLEVNTVPNAGADFGRAGTWLIDPIDLRITYDEPEDGVDNSTPGTFTAITSGAQISPETIGTALDESDVVIDTGSTGNEDGNITIDEFLFSYSGNTLTLNAANNIIVNQDIDFGDEGGPLGGLVFNSDFDNDGSGSTLVDSSFSEGVSVEIRAATLEFNGGGLTVQDGADPYTLSANSITFDGGLRIDNAFLFLNAPQASIDALTINGGIDNGGGIAGEFGGTGNYEIGTLTITSPAPNAFTGVLLDSGTFTVTDGGEINIAQGGGQEQGPGISGPALQIDADLIVQGDVDVTGADGEIIVGYDGFAMPGNEGPGSLVIGSNGRLNILDPILINSSQVIVNNGVLDVSAPEGVVAISGQLQNDGLLNIGNGAILEVAALPMESTAYTTNAGELHFDQGLLSLLGDGPIDVTFGNGSSVTGTGDILTMGEVFVDFGATFAPGNSPGAIFIPGDATFYDGSILNFELAGPNPGDFDTLDIGGNLVLGGTGSQAPANPGVVLNIINLDGYDPNPNTPHPVLGVGGTLTQNSPFIQTANGFDTLDVQFVNNILDVVVSVTPPPTPTPTPTPTPTPTPTPTPTPTPTPTPTPTPTPTPTPEPAPEPTPEPAPEPTPEPAPEPTPEPVASPEDVINDVLVISDEVVSVVEPVDGEEEDLEIKHYENRCR
- a CDS encoding FecR family protein, with product MKYLIQTLVALLVLVTASDSVFASTGTVILAKGVVTATGADKVDRVLAKGGAVAEGDMVSTAQKSFAVIRMMDNTKLTLKPGTTIAIGKFSTEEGKEEGCINLVKGGLRTVTGLIGKRKPDAFQVDTPIASIGIRGTDFITRICAGDECLVDEQELGYTIGSDDDFAGRKAVADSINELLPEGLYGSCATGAIAISQCAGQVADFELGKCRFSQPVDCVDVQLKAGNAGYAGMPVLQASATPDMPGVTQKRVSALPSVPLIMERDPYFALSDLSDAELDQIDRFPQSFAPQGQCSVYGG